One Nostoc sp. CENA543 genomic window, CCTTGAGAATGGCTTCTAGACCAATTCCTGAAAGGCTATCTCCTACAAGTCCTGTTAGACCGAGTAGACCAATACCGCCAAGGATGCCAAAAGGCCCGCCTGCTGATGTGAGAGCAGCAACAATTGCTGCATTACTACCTGCTGATGAAATTGCTAAGACTAACAGAACTATGCCAGGAAGACCTAATCCTGCTACTTTCTTAATGATGTCGTCGGTGTTCATGAACTTGACTCCTGATTTTTTTGGTACAAACTTTTTCACTGGTACGAGATTCGAGTCTTTCATATAAATTAAAAAACTAATCTCAGAGTCTAGACTAAGCGATATTACAGTCACTTCCACTCAGATAAAGCTAAATTTTTAACATTTTCCTCCTGATTCATTCGTAATCTACTTAGTGTCGTGTTTAATCTAAAAGGTGGCTAATTTTGCCTTTGACAGCTGATATCGCTACCGTTCTTGGGGAAGCTAAATAGTTTTTACCTGTGGGATCACCACTGCGGCCTTTAAAGTTGCGATTGGTGGCATAAATCCCAGCTTCTTCTTTGTCCAATACCCCAATTCCAGAGTTGATACAAGCTCCGCAACCTGACTTGAGAATCTGCGCCCCCGCTTGGGCAAAAATATCTAAATAGCCCAGAGCTTGCGCTTGTTCACGAATTTCTATAGAAGCAGGTACTATATATAAGTTCACGCCGTCTGCTAGTTGACGACCCTGTAATACTTCCGCCGCTTGAGCTAAATCGTAGAGTTTTCCGCCTGTACAAGAGCCGATAAAAGCTTTAGTAATGGGAGTATCTTCTAACTGACTAATGGGTACTACTTGGTCTGGTTTGGGAGGACGCGCCACTTGTGGTTCTAGGTGGCTGAGGTCAAATTGATAAACTTTTTCGTACTCCGCATCAGCATCGGCGATGATCTCTGTAAATTCCTGCTGAGAGCGACTGTTGACATAATTGCGGGTAATTTCATCAGGGACAATCAAACCACAAATAGCCCCGCATTCCACTGCCATATTAGCTAGAGTCAGACGCTCATCAAAGGGTAGTTGAGCGAGGATGGAGCCTCTAAACTCCATCACTTTACCCGTCGCCCCTGCACAACCAAGTTGCCCCAGGATAAACAAGATAATATCCTTAGCACTGATATGGGGTGGGAGATTTCCAGATAATTCAAACACTAGTGTGGATGGCACACGCATCCACATATCCCCCGTAGCATAGATATTGGCCATGTCTGTAGTGCCGACCCCTGTGGCAAAAGCTCCTAATGCTCCGTGGGTGCAAGTATGGGAATCTGTACCGGCGATGATCATTCCTGGGCGGACAAATCCCTTTTCTGGGAGTAAAACGTGACAAATCCCTGCGGCTTCACCAGGGGAAACCATGTCAAATAAATGACATCCTTGGTCTTGAGCAAACTGAATCATCTGCTCATACATCAGGTCAGCTCGGCGGTCATCACGGATATCATTGACTTGGATGAAGTGGTCGGCAACTAAAACTACCTTTTGTGCATCCCACAATTTTGCCCCTTCTCCATAGTTTTCATAGAATGTCTTAGCTACAGGCGCGGCTACGGCATCATGAGAGAGGGCTAAATCTACTTGGGCAAATACCACTTCTCCAGGTCGGACGTAGGAATTACCGGAGGCTTTAGCTAGGAGTTTCTCAACTAAAGTCATGGGTCTTGGGGGTGTGACGCTCTGAGGAACGGTAATTTTGCCCTGACGACGCATCTGATTAAAGGGTATCAGTCCACCTGCTTGAGCGATCGCATCAACTACCGGATTTTCTTGTTTTTCTCCGAGAATCTCTAAAGCTAGCCCAATATTGATACTATTTCTATAAAAAATTTCTGCAAAAGATTGTGCCTGAATCTTTTTAATACCGGCGGCTTTCAAGGCTATGGGGGCAATTTCTCGACTAGAGCCACAGCCGAAATTTTTCCCGGCGACAATCACGTTATATTTTTGTAATTCTCCTATGCCAATCACATGTTCTAAAGCATAGTTTTTGAGATTTTCTGGATCATATGTAGTAGCTCGATTGGCAGGAATAATATCATCAGTATTGATATCATCTCCTAGATATAAGATTTTATCTGTATGACTCATAAAGCACCCCGAATTCAGAATCTTGTGCGCGAGAAAGTTCTTCTAATAAAAGGTCAATTAGTTCTTCAGTATTGACTAATATTTCTGAGCCTTGAGGAGACAAATCAGCGGTTCGATATCCTTTCGCTAAAACTCTATCTTGTGCTGCGAGAATACGTTGGACAGCACCAGCTTCTCCCCATTGTTGCAGCATTAAAACACAAGCTCCCAATGTTCCCAAGGGATTAGCAATTCCTCTTCCTGCAATGTCTGGAGCTGTACCGTGGATGGCTTCGTATAGTCCAAAGCCATTTGCATTGAGACTCGCTGACCCTAATAAACCCACAGATCCAATTAATGCTCCGCCAATATCACTGAGAATATCCCCAAACAAATTACTAGCTAAAATCACATCAAATCTTTGGGGATTTAAAACCATTTGCATGGCTAGGTTGTCTACCAACATTGGCTCTACAATCACGCCAGGAAAGTTGCTAGCTTCTTCTTGTACTAGACGAGTCCAAGGTAAATGAGGTAAAGCATTTTCTTTGTGGGCGACAGTTAATAGTCCGCGACGTTTTTGGGCTTTTTGCAGGGCTTGTCGCGCAATCCGGCGAATTTCGTCATCGTAGTAGAGCATGGTGTGATATCCATAGGCTCCCCGCTCATCTACAGACCTCCCCGCAGGGCCAAAATAAATGCCACTGACTAATTCTCGAATCACGAGTATATCTAGATTTTGGACTTTTTCTGGCCGGAGGCTAGATTTATCCAGCAGACTGTCAAACATCCGAATTGGACGCAGATTACAAAATAAATCGTAGTGTTTTCGCAGTTCTAGCAGTCCACCTTGAGTAACTGCACCAAATACAATCCCGTCCGAGCCATCACATAAGTCAGCTGTGATTTTAGGAAAGTAACTCCCAAATTTGTCTAAGGCTGTTTTACCAAGCCAGCCGTAGTCTACTTGTAAGTTAAATTTCTCCAATTTAGCAACGTATTGCAAAACTTTGAGGGAGGCTTCTACAACCTCTGCTCCAATTCCTTCTCCATGAATGGCAACGATACGATAAGACGGTTTACTTAAAGAATTCATTTTTTTGCATTTGTTAACTTGGTGAGATTCAACTCATCCTGAACCAATAATTTTTACTCTGTATGACTAAGATAGTTTTTACTATTTACAAAATTATTCGATTTATTATGTTTTATTTGATATTTGAAAATAATGGTATTTTTTTACATAAATTTGGAATTTTGCCTTAGCATAATCCCATCTTTAATAAGGAAATGCAATAACATTTAGGACAGTTAAGATTTTACTTAAATAATTGTGTGGACAGTTAAGACATTTAATTAGAACCCAATACTGGTAGGGATCACAAAGAGTTTATTATTTGTAGCACAGAAGTTTCTTCAGCAATTATTATCAAAATCACAAGGCGATCGCACCCAGACTTGAATCTCAATCAGATGCGATCGCCTATTCATGATTTTGAGCTAAATTTTACAGTTTGACTTGCTGTAAATGACTCCGAGGATTATAAGTACGGATAGCCCGGATTTTCTCATAATATTCTCGTTCTTGTTGGCTCATGTCTTTTGGTGGTGCGATCGCCACTTTCACTAACTGGTCGCCTCTGCCACCTTTGGTTAAAGGCCAACCTTTACCCCGCAAACGCAAGGATTGACCAGAACGGACACCAGCCGGTAACTTCACATTTACACTACCGTCGGGAGTCGGAACATCAATTGACGCACCCAAAGCAGCTTCATCGGGTGTAATGGGGACTTCACAGACTAAATTATCCCCTTCAATTTGGAAAAATGAGTGTGGTTGTAATTCTACTTTTAAATACAAATCACCCCGTTGTTGAGTCATGGGGTTAAATTGACCTTTACCCTTTACCCGTAAACGATTACCAGGTTTTGCACCAGGAGGGATACGAACTTCTAAATTTTCATTACCCAGGCTAAAACGCTTTTGAGTACCTGCAAATGCTTCAGCAAAAGTTAAAGTAATCGTCGCTTCCGTATCTTGCGCGCCACCTGTGCCTACATCTTGAAACCCGAAGTCCCCAAAACCACCATAGCCACCCCCAGGTCGGCCGCCAGGGGTGCGATAGGAATAATTTTGCCTGCCTCCACCACGAGGCGCACCACCGCCAAAGCGTCCTAGTAATTCGTTGATAAATTCATCAAAAGTGCCGTATTGACTAAAGTCAAAGCCATTCATATCAACACCAGCACCACCAGGGAAGCCACCATCCCCTACCTGTCGCCAATATTGACCAAATTGGTCGTATTTTTTGCGTTTATCTGCATCTGATAACACTTCATAAGCTTCATTCACTTCTTTGAAGCTTGCTTCAGCCTGCTTATTACCAGGATTAACATCAGGGTGATACTTGCGGGCTAGTTTGCGAAACGCCTGTTTAATTTCTTCAGGACTGGCAGTTTTACTAACTCCCAAAATCGCGTAATAGTCCTTGAAGTCGGTTGCAGCCATCTACCAGCCTCCTGTAAAAATTATCTTTAAGTTTTTTTTCTAAGATGAGAGATTTTGTTTTTGCTAGGTATAGTCCCAAGCATAAATAATTATGATTTTAAATTAATAAACAATATCTATAGATACAGTAACCCTACCTGTTTTTTGAAAATAACCGTACATCTATAGCGATTCTGTTCTAACTTGAAAGTTCATAGCCTTGGCAGGAAACGGGGAATGGGGAATGAGGAATAGGGAATTGAGAGATAATTTATGTATTATTTTTCTTGATAGCTCTAGATTCTGATTGACAAAATCCCCCGCATCAGCTTGTACTAGATGCAGGGGATTCTAGAGTTAAATAGTCTGTATCTCTCGTTTAGAGAATGTCATCTCGGAAATTTGGCAATAAAAAAGGCAGGAAGACCTACCTTGTAACCCAAAAAAAGCATTTTGTAACCAAATACATTATTACTATGTCAGAGAGTTATGGCAGCAATATTACGACCATACGACAAGTATGTGAAGAATGAGGAAGGGTGAAGGAACTTACCTTGATGGCAAGGGGGGCAGGTATGAGGCAGGGGGACAGGGTGCAGGGTGCAGGGGGAAAGACAGTTGTTTGGAAGCAGATAAATTAGATAGTTTATTTTCTGGAAGCCCCAACAGTGTTGGCTGTTTACTAATGACTGTTTACTAATGACTAATGACTAATGACTTCTGACTATTGACTAATTTGCCGTCTTCCATATGTACAATGCGATCAGCAATGTCGAGGATGCGATTGTCATGAGTCACCATCAAGATAGTACAACCTTGTTCTTGAGCAAGTTTTTGCATCAGGTTGACTACATCTCGACCAGACTGGCTATCTAAAGCTGCTGTAGGTTCATCAGCTAAAACAATTTGGGGATGGCTGACTAAAGCGCGTGCGATCGCCACTCTTTGTTTTTGACCTCCAGACATTTGGCTGGGATAATAATGGAGGCGATTTCCTAACCCCACTTGTTCTAAAATCTGCACTGCACGAGTTTCTATTTCCTCAAGTTCAATATGCTGGTGTAACTCTAAGCCCATTTTGACGTTTTGTAGTGCTGTTAAACTACCGTGGAGGTTATGAGATTGAAATATATAGCCGTTATTGCGTCGCGCCTGGACTAATTTTTCCGCATCCGCACCACAGAGTTCTCGTCCTAACACTTGTAAACTCCCACACTGTGCAGAACGCAATCCACCCACTAAGGTTAATAATGTAGTTTTACCAGAACCAGACGGCCCGGTTAAAATTACAATTTCACCTTGATTAATTTCCAAGTTGATATTACATAAAACTTGCTTACGCAGTGAACCATTACCAAAGTAATGGTCAAGATTCCGAATAGAAATGGCAGTAAACATGATTAGGGAATGGGGAATTGGGAATGGGGCATTGGAAGGTAGACAAGGTGGACAAGGTAGACAAGGTAGACAAGGAAGAAGAAGTGTTAATAACTATTGACTGTTGACTATTGACTATTGACTATTGACTAAAACATATCTGCGGGGTCGGCGGCTTGTAGTTTACGTGTGGCGATCGCACCCGAAATTGCACACATAATAATAGTTAGTATCAATACCTGCAATGCGCGCATGATGGTCATGTAGATGGGTAAATTAGTGGCACTACGGGTTAATTGATAAAGTCCTAAAGATACTACTAACCCTGGGAAAAATCCTAATAAGGCTAAAATTACAGCTTCTTCAAAAATCACACCTAGCAGGTAATAATGACGATATCCTATGGCTTTAAAGGTGGCATATTCTTTCAGATGGGCATTCACATCTGTAGATAAAACCTGATAAACAATAATTACGCCTACTACAAAACCCATTGATACCCCAATGCTAAAAATGAATCCTATGGGAGAATTAGTCCGCCAAAAATTATTTTCAAATTCAATAAATTGCTGATGGGTTAACACTTTAACATCTTGTGATAGCCGTGATTGTAAAGCAGCTTGCACTTGTTGAATATTCGCCCCTGGTTTTAATTTAATTAAGCCTAAACTGACACTAGAAACTTGTTGTCGAGGAAAAAACCGCAGGAAATTTTCATCACTGGTAATTAACGTCCCATCAGCCCCAAAGGAAGCCCCTAATTTAAATAACCCACTAATAGTAACTGTCCGCCGTTCTAATTCTGTCTTGACGGTTTGACCCTGTTCTAATTGAGCAATGGTTGCTTGATAATCTCCCCTGGCTGCACGGTCGAATAAAACTGTATCTGGTAATTTGATTTCTGAACGCTTTTGGTTAACTTCAGGAAAATCAACAGCAGGTTTATCTGGATTAATCCCAATCACTAAAATCTCTGTATCACGGCGGGTTTGAGGGTTTTTCCACACCATATTACTCACATACATCGCCTCTGCTGACTTTACCCCCGGAACATCTAATGCTTGATATAATCGCCGTCGAGAAAAGGTAGAAATGCGTTGTAGGTTGCGAGTTTGTGAGCCGATGAGAATAATATCTGCTTGTAAGTTGCGATGTAGCTGAGTATTACTGTCATACAAAGCGGCTTGAAATCCTAGCTGCATAAACATCAGTAAGTCCGCAAAAGCAATACCTGATAATGCTACTAACAGCCGACTTTTTTCATGACTTAATTGCAGCCAACCTAAAGGTGTCCGCCGTCGTAGTTGTTGAAACATAATTTTGGGATTGGGGATTGGGAGTGAGTTTAGGGATGTAGAGGAAAGATATTTCACCTTTTACCTTTTGCC contains:
- a CDS encoding aconitase/3-isopropylmalate dehydratase large subunit family protein, encoding MRRQGKITVPQSVTPPRPMTLVEKLLAKASGNSYVRPGEVVFAQVDLALSHDAVAAPVAKTFYENYGEGAKLWDAQKVVLVADHFIQVNDIRDDRRADLMYEQMIQFAQDQGCHLFDMVSPGEAAGICHVLLPEKGFVRPGMIIAGTDSHTCTHGALGAFATGVGTTDMANIYATGDMWMRVPSTLVFELSGNLPPHISAKDIILFILGQLGCAGATGKVMEFRGSILAQLPFDERLTLANMAVECGAICGLIVPDEITRNYVNSRSQQEFTEIIADADAEYEKVYQFDLSHLEPQVARPPKPDQVVPISQLEDTPITKAFIGSCTGGKLYDLAQAAEVLQGRQLADGVNLYIVPASIEIREQAQALGYLDIFAQAGAQILKSGCGACINSGIGVLDKEEAGIYATNRNFKGRSGDPTGKNYLASPRTVAISAVKGKISHLLD
- a CDS encoding isocitrate/isopropylmalate dehydrogenase family protein; this translates as MNSLSKPSYRIVAIHGEGIGAEVVEASLKVLQYVAKLEKFNLQVDYGWLGKTALDKFGSYFPKITADLCDGSDGIVFGAVTQGGLLELRKHYDLFCNLRPIRMFDSLLDKSSLRPEKVQNLDILVIRELVSGIYFGPAGRSVDERGAYGYHTMLYYDDEIRRIARQALQKAQKRRGLLTVAHKENALPHLPWTRLVQEEASNFPGVIVEPMLVDNLAMQMVLNPQRFDVILASNLFGDILSDIGGALIGSVGLLGSASLNANGFGLYEAIHGTAPDIAGRGIANPLGTLGACVLMLQQWGEAGAVQRILAAQDRVLAKGYRTADLSPQGSEILVNTEELIDLLLEELSRAQDSEFGVLYESYR
- a CDS encoding DnaJ C-terminal domain-containing protein, with translation MAATDFKDYYAILGVSKTASPEEIKQAFRKLARKYHPDVNPGNKQAEASFKEVNEAYEVLSDADKRKKYDQFGQYWRQVGDGGFPGGAGVDMNGFDFSQYGTFDEFINELLGRFGGGAPRGGGRQNYSYRTPGGRPGGGYGGFGDFGFQDVGTGGAQDTEATITLTFAEAFAGTQKRFSLGNENLEVRIPPGAKPGNRLRVKGKGQFNPMTQQRGDLYLKVELQPHSFFQIEGDNLVCEVPITPDEAALGASIDVPTPDGSVNVKLPAGVRSGQSLRLRGKGWPLTKGGRGDQLVKVAIAPPKDMSQQEREYYEKIRAIRTYNPRSHLQQVKL
- a CDS encoding DevA family ABC transporter ATP-binding protein, translated to MFTAISIRNLDHYFGNGSLRKQVLCNINLEINQGEIVILTGPSGSGKTTLLTLVGGLRSAQCGSLQVLGRELCGADAEKLVQARRNNGYIFQSHNLHGSLTALQNVKMGLELHQHIELEEIETRAVQILEQVGLGNRLHYYPSQMSGGQKQRVAIARALVSHPQIVLADEPTAALDSQSGRDVVNLMQKLAQEQGCTILMVTHDNRILDIADRIVHMEDGKLVNSQKSLVISH
- the devC gene encoding ABC transporter permease DevC — its product is MFQQLRRRTPLGWLQLSHEKSRLLVALSGIAFADLLMFMQLGFQAALYDSNTQLHRNLQADIILIGSQTRNLQRISTFSRRRLYQALDVPGVKSAEAMYVSNMVWKNPQTRRDTEILVIGINPDKPAVDFPEVNQKRSEIKLPDTVLFDRAARGDYQATIAQLEQGQTVKTELERRTVTISGLFKLGASFGADGTLITSDENFLRFFPRQQVSSVSLGLIKLKPGANIQQVQAALQSRLSQDVKVLTHQQFIEFENNFWRTNSPIGFIFSIGVSMGFVVGVIIVYQVLSTDVNAHLKEYATFKAIGYRHYYLLGVIFEEAVILALLGFFPGLVVSLGLYQLTRSATNLPIYMTIMRALQVLILTIIMCAISGAIATRKLQAADPADMF